In Dehalococcoidia bacterium, one DNA window encodes the following:
- a CDS encoding serine hydrolase domain-containing protein: MVGTATKPAQTLLPEAEPASLGIDPERLERLYALIEQQIEEGRYPGAQIAMARQGKLAAFKSFGRARLEPHAEPAGARTTWLLMSQTKVITAATIWILVERGLLRFADRIAEHVPEFAKNGKGEITLFQVLTHQGGFPGAVVPEDAWADHELLRRTVCDFTLEWTPGSKIQYHGASAHWTAAVLIEAITGHDFREVIRSELLDPLGLADIFVGVPAAEQGRCADFHTLQEGRMVPAPGRNTAAFRAAGVPGGGGFASAAAYAAFYQMMLAGGELNGVRVLSPRMIDFVTRNHTGDRLDENMGMPMHRGLGPHVRGFTPTVRGLGTIASPSTYGHGGAGSSYSWADPESGVSFTYLSNALCEEPWHTQRLDKIATIAHSAIRE, translated from the coding sequence ATGGTCGGCACCGCGACGAAGCCCGCGCAAACGCTGCTGCCCGAGGCAGAGCCCGCCTCGCTGGGCATCGACCCGGAGCGGCTGGAACGGCTCTACGCCCTGATCGAGCAGCAGATCGAGGAAGGCCGCTATCCCGGCGCGCAGATCGCGATGGCGCGGCAGGGCAAGCTCGCCGCCTTCAAGAGCTTCGGCCGGGCGCGGCTGGAGCCGCACGCGGAGCCGGCCGGCGCACGCACCACCTGGCTGCTGATGTCGCAGACCAAGGTCATTACCGCCGCCACGATATGGATCCTGGTCGAGCGCGGGCTGCTGCGCTTCGCCGACCGCATCGCCGAGCACGTGCCGGAGTTCGCCAAAAACGGCAAGGGCGAGATCACGCTCTTCCAGGTGCTCACGCACCAGGGTGGCTTTCCCGGCGCCGTCGTGCCGGAAGACGCCTGGGCCGACCACGAGCTGCTGCGCCGCACGGTTTGCGACTTCACGCTCGAATGGACGCCCGGCTCAAAAATCCAGTACCACGGCGCCTCCGCGCACTGGACGGCGGCCGTGCTGATTGAGGCGATCACCGGCCACGACTTCCGCGAGGTGATCCGCTCGGAACTGCTCGACCCGCTCGGCCTGGCCGACATCTTTGTCGGCGTGCCGGCGGCCGAACAGGGCCGCTGCGCCGATTTCCACACCCTGCAGGAGGGCCGCATGGTGCCGGCGCCGGGCCGCAACACGGCGGCGTTTCGTGCCGCGGGCGTGCCGGGCGGCGGCGGTTTTGCCTCGGCGGCGGCCTACGCGGCCTTCTACCAGATGATGCTGGCCGGCGGCGAGCTGAACGGCGTGCGCGTGCTCAGCCCGCGGATGATCGACTTTGTCACGCGCAACCACACCGGCGATCGCCTGGACGAGAACATGGGCATGCCGATGCACCGCGGTCTCGGTCCGCACGTGCGCGGGTTCACGCCCACGGTTCGCGGCCTCGGCACGATCGCCTCGCCCAGCACCTACGGCCACGGCGGCGCCGGCAGCTCCTACTCCTGGGCCGATCCGGAGTCGGGCGTCTCCTTTACCTATCTCAGCAACGCGCTGTGCGAGGAGCCCTGGCACACGCAGCGGCTTGACAAGATCGCCACAATCGCGCACTCCGCGATCAGGGAATAG
- a CDS encoding rhodanese-like domain-containing protein, giving the protein MKANRQIEPAALRDLLAGAAPPALLDVREAGEYNTAHIPGFCSLPRRLIEARLVRLVPCRAHAIALCDSDGRRAALAAETAERMGYADVTVLAGGVNRWASEGLPTEWGSNVPSKDFGEAVEVRHHVPTVSAQELQARIAAGEQLVILDTRTPEEYRRACIPGGRSLPGGELARHIADIVHEQPGATVVVNCAGRTRSIIGARVLQRMGVPAVSLRNGTSGWVLAGLELERGAGRTELPPLSDNGRAAALAFARRVAAEDGARLIGPDEAGALLAGSVDRCLYPIDVRSEAEYAAGHIPGFWWFPGGQAVQRSDDLVAVRDGTIIFACDDGARSAIAASWFRQMGFPNVCALAGGTGAWTAAGRTLISGADEPEVFGLHEAEAALTSLAPHELKARLGAEPHVTVLFVDSSDAFARGHVPGAIWLPRGWLELRIAALAPRLDAPLVLSDADGRQAPLAARTLRERGYRDVAVLHGGMRAWHAAELPLERGLSGVMSAPEDVVPAGPDRTQADIIHYLSWEEALGRKYA; this is encoded by the coding sequence GTGAAGGCCAACCGTCAGATCGAGCCGGCGGCACTGCGCGATCTGCTCGCCGGCGCCGCGCCGCCCGCGCTGCTCGACGTGCGCGAGGCGGGCGAATACAACACTGCCCACATCCCCGGCTTTTGCAGCCTGCCGCGCCGCCTGATCGAAGCGCGCCTCGTGCGGCTCGTGCCCTGCCGCGCGCACGCGATCGCCCTCTGCGACAGCGACGGCCGCCGCGCCGCCCTCGCCGCGGAGACGGCCGAGCGTATGGGCTACGCCGACGTGACCGTGCTCGCCGGCGGCGTCAACCGCTGGGCCAGCGAGGGGCTGCCGACCGAGTGGGGCAGCAACGTGCCCAGCAAGGACTTCGGCGAGGCGGTCGAGGTGCGCCATCACGTGCCCACGGTCTCGGCGCAGGAATTGCAGGCGCGCATCGCCGCGGGCGAGCAGCTCGTGATCCTCGACACGCGCACGCCGGAAGAGTACCGCCGCGCCTGCATCCCCGGCGGGCGCAGCCTGCCTGGCGGCGAGCTGGCGCGGCACATCGCCGACATCGTGCACGAGCAGCCGGGGGCCACGGTCGTCGTCAACTGCGCCGGGCGCACGCGCAGCATCATCGGCGCCCGCGTCCTGCAACGCATGGGTGTGCCGGCCGTGAGCCTGCGCAACGGCACCTCCGGCTGGGTGTTGGCCGGGCTGGAGCTGGAACGCGGCGCCGGCCGCACCGAGCTGCCGCCGCTCAGCGACAATGGCCGCGCGGCCGCACTCGCCTTTGCCCGGCGCGTGGCGGCCGAAGACGGCGCGAGGCTGATCGGCCCGGACGAGGCCGGCGCCCTGCTGGCCGGCTCCGTGGATCGCTGCCTCTACCCGATCGACGTGCGCAGCGAGGCGGAGTACGCCGCCGGCCACATTCCCGGTTTCTGGTGGTTCCCCGGTGGGCAGGCCGTGCAGCGCAGCGATGATCTGGTCGCCGTGCGCGACGGCACGATCATCTTCGCCTGCGACGACGGCGCCCGCTCAGCGATCGCCGCCTCATGGTTCCGGCAGATGGGTTTCCCCAATGTCTGCGCCCTCGCCGGCGGGACCGGGGCATGGACCGCGGCCGGGCGGACGCTGATCAGCGGCGCGGACGAGCCGGAGGTCTTCGGCCTGCACGAGGCCGAGGCGGCGCTGACCTCGCTGGCGCCGCACGAGCTGAAGGCGCGGCTCGGCGCAGAGCCGCACGTCACGGTGCTCTTCGTCGATTCGAGCGACGCCTTCGCTCGCGGCCACGTGCCGGGCGCGATCTGGCTGCCGCGCGGCTGGCTGGAGCTGCGCATCGCCGCGCTGGCGCCGCGCCTCGACGCGCCCCTCGTGCTCAGCGATGCAGACGGCCGGCAGGCGCCGCTCGCCGCGCGTACGCTGCGCGAGCGGGGCTACCGCGACGTGGCCGTGCTGCACGGCGGCATGCGTGCCTGGCACGCCGCCGAGCTGCCGCTCGAACGCGGCCTCAGCGGCGTGATGTCGGCGCCGGAGGACGTGGTGCCTGCCGGCCCCGACCGCACGCAGGCGGACATCATTCATTACCTGAGCTGGGAAGAGGCGCTGGGCCGCAAGTACGCCTGA
- a CDS encoding LemA family protein yields the protein MGIVLIVIAVVVVVLVLGAIASYNGLIARRNRVRNAWAQIDVQLKRRHDLIPNLVNAVKGYMQHESSVIESVSLAREAAIAAGDNVQARAGAENQLTQSLRSLFAVAEAYPDLKANQNMMALQEELVSTENRVGFARQFYNDSVMEYNTSRESFPRNVFAGMFGFQDAQPFQLDDPSDRAVPQVTF from the coding sequence ATGGGCATCGTACTGATCGTCATCGCCGTGGTTGTGGTTGTGCTCGTGCTGGGGGCGATCGCCAGCTACAACGGGCTGATCGCCAGGCGCAACCGGGTGAGGAACGCCTGGGCGCAGATCGATGTGCAGCTCAAGCGGCGGCACGACCTGATTCCGAACCTGGTGAACGCGGTCAAGGGCTATATGCAGCACGAGAGCAGCGTGATCGAGAGCGTGAGCCTTGCCCGCGAGGCGGCGATCGCGGCCGGCGACAACGTACAGGCCCGCGCCGGCGCCGAGAACCAGCTCACGCAGAGCCTTCGCTCGCTCTTCGCCGTGGCCGAGGCGTATCCCGACCTGAAGGCAAACCAGAACATGATGGCGCTGCAGGAGGAGCTGGTTTCGACCGAGAACCGCGTCGGCTTCGCGCGGCAGTTCTACAACGACTCGGTGATGGAGTACAACACGTCGCGCGAGAGCTTTCCGCGCAACGTCTTCGCCGGCATGTTCGGCTTCCAGGATGCGCAGCCGTTCCAGCTCGACGACCCGAGCGACCGCGCCGTGCCGCAGGTCACTTTTTAG
- a CDS encoding PQQ-binding-like beta-propeller repeat protein translates to MYGHDPQRSGVNPNETAINPNGVGGLRQQWTQALPELTGGSPILLHAVALGDGSRADLLYVTTSHGSTLALNAASGAIVWRKDTSGPQIPGQRCQVCATPAADPSHQWIYAAGNDGAVHRYAAGTGQEDTAAPWPVVVTHLNGYEKRSSALNVANGYLYVALSGYFGDFGPYVGHVVSVRLADGAVSVFNVLCSDQHALLAPPSAAPGSQAACSQREAGVWARGGVVVDEGDGPTAGSLYIASGNGPFDANSGGKDYGDSVLRLSADAGRLLDSWTPSTYQQLDDRDLDLGSTAPALLPDQPQSKTPYLAVQGGKDGVLRLLDRAHLGGLGGELQAIALNQGQILTSPAVWQDTQANGGDWVFVVTARTTVAYRIATDGSGVTRLDEAWRLGQGGSSPVLAGGVLFLTTGDGVTARDPHDGRQLWSSAQDSAGGNIGGNHWQTPIVVDGRLYIADEAAHVVCYSLP, encoded by the coding sequence GTGTACGGCCACGACCCGCAGCGCAGCGGCGTCAATCCGAATGAAACTGCCATCAACCCGAACGGCGTCGGCGGGTTGCGGCAGCAGTGGACGCAGGCGCTGCCCGAACTAACTGGCGGCTCGCCCATCCTGCTGCACGCCGTGGCGCTGGGCGACGGCAGCCGCGCCGATCTGCTCTATGTCACCACCTCGCACGGCAGCACGCTGGCGCTGAACGCGGCGAGCGGCGCAATCGTCTGGCGCAAGGACACGAGCGGGCCGCAGATTCCCGGCCAGCGCTGCCAGGTCTGCGCCACGCCCGCCGCCGACCCCTCGCACCAGTGGATCTACGCCGCGGGCAACGACGGCGCCGTGCACCGCTACGCCGCCGGCACCGGTCAGGAGGACACCGCCGCGCCGTGGCCCGTCGTCGTCACGCACCTCAACGGCTACGAGAAGCGCTCCTCGGCGCTGAACGTGGCCAACGGCTATCTCTACGTCGCGCTTTCCGGCTACTTCGGCGACTTCGGTCCCTACGTCGGCCACGTCGTCAGCGTGCGACTGGCCGACGGCGCCGTCAGCGTCTTCAACGTGCTCTGCAGCGACCAGCACGCGCTGCTCGCCCCGCCGAGCGCTGCTCCGGGCAGCCAGGCAGCCTGCAGTCAGCGCGAGGCCGGGGTCTGGGCGCGGGGCGGCGTCGTGGTGGACGAGGGCGACGGCCCGACCGCCGGCAGCCTGTACATCGCCAGCGGCAACGGCCCCTTCGACGCGAACAGCGGCGGCAAGGACTACGGCGACAGCGTGCTACGGCTCAGCGCCGATGCCGGCAGGCTGCTGGACAGCTGGACGCCGTCAACCTACCAGCAGCTCGACGATCGCGACCTGGACCTGGGCAGCACGGCGCCGGCGCTGCTGCCCGATCAGCCGCAGAGCAAGACGCCGTATCTTGCCGTGCAGGGCGGAAAGGACGGCGTGCTGCGCCTGCTCGACCGCGCGCACCTGGGCGGTCTCGGCGGCGAGCTGCAGGCGATCGCGCTCAACCAGGGCCAGATCCTCACCTCGCCCGCGGTCTGGCAGGACACGCAGGCGAACGGCGGCGACTGGGTGTTCGTGGTGACGGCGCGGACGACGGTGGCCTACCGCATCGCCACCGACGGCAGCGGCGTCACGCGGCTGGACGAGGCCTGGCGGCTGGGGCAGGGCGGCTCCTCGCCGGTGCTCGCGGGCGGCGTGCTCTTCCTGACCACGGGCGACGGCGTCACGGCGCGCGATCCGCACGACGGTCGTCAGCTCTGGTCCTCGGCGCAGGATTCGGCGGGCGGCAACATCGGCGGCAACCACTGGCAGACGCCGATCGTCGTGGACGGCCGGCTCTACATCGCCGACGAGGCGGCGCACGTCGTCTGCTACTCGCTGCCGTGA
- a CDS encoding M48 family metalloprotease: protein MAATIECAACGRANRAGARFCTGCGAAIEGAVLVGRPVTPPMPAHERPTVPLEQPAHLPATTAAPAPPQERPTVPLEQPPQNASHAVSPPGDTLAGAVLLAGQGVVPSAAVPGFDAALRPAAVQTAAAMSTVATPAAPASAAVAGAALPGPLSRETFYAAQRRYRRRALLLSLVCAVPVLALAILVAALISPWLYLAAAVALRLLRLAGPLSGPARDLALLIDGLGLPLKEGLHSRPVQTGAVLRSAIGLLAPSIALIVLLWLWVRVLFRHAATGGTLLRLGAREPKPNDLEERQLVNVVEEIAIAAGIPSPRVLVLDGRGVNAAVIGSSHTDATVVVSRAMLDTLSRDELLGVLAVLAGSAGNGDLGLANTIVSVFQTIGLVLAGRDFLFSGVARRTVWRFLGFVFHNHGSQEQKAARAAALSELMLRSATVDGLDDDPNAPAGQSKSKDLGWLGIITVWPYLASAMFRMFMLFYENGVTGPLLGWIWRTRRYLADATSVQLTRNPDGLAHALVRFESCYTAVPGGGSASHLFVVGQHGSAVPPAAALQLRDAWRAKAEQLKGKPLPERLAAMRAMQAELAQRVQAAQAADPALAAASAQSKAGRGEDTFKDELGMHGLQPPIDKRLRKLQALGAHVDAPSKLHSLRHASLKARALVFGLIGLFGVVIVGLLGVAVGLIVVMAAAFNALLALPVLAIALALVEAALR from the coding sequence ATGGCGGCAACGATCGAGTGCGCGGCCTGCGGCCGCGCGAACCGTGCCGGAGCGCGGTTTTGCACCGGATGCGGCGCGGCGATCGAGGGCGCCGTGCTGGTTGGCCGCCCCGTCACGCCACCGATGCCCGCTCACGAACGGCCGACCGTGCCGCTGGAGCAACCGGCGCATCTGCCGGCAACTACCGCCGCGCCCGCGCCGCCGCAGGAGCGGCCGACGGTTCCACTCGAACAGCCGCCCCAAAACGCCAGCCACGCTGTCTCGCCCCCCGGCGATACCCTCGCCGGTGCAGTGCTGCTCGCCGGGCAGGGCGTCGTCCCTTCCGCCGCCGTGCCCGGGTTCGATGCGGCGTTGCGTCCGGCGGCGGTGCAAACCGCGGCAGCCATGAGTACCGTGGCCACACCTGCCGCGCCAGCAAGTGCAGCGGTCGCCGGTGCGGCGCTACCCGGCCCGCTCTCGCGCGAGACGTTCTACGCGGCGCAGCGCCGCTACCGGCGGCGGGCGCTGCTGCTCTCGCTGGTCTGCGCCGTGCCGGTGCTCGCGCTGGCCATCCTCGTCGCGGCGCTGATCAGCCCCTGGCTCTACCTCGCGGCTGCCGTGGCGTTGCGGCTGCTGCGGCTGGCGGGGCCGCTCTCGGGACCGGCGCGCGATCTGGCGCTCCTGATCGACGGCCTCGGGCTGCCGCTCAAAGAGGGCCTGCACAGCCGTCCCGTGCAGACCGGCGCCGTGCTTCGCAGCGCCATCGGCCTGCTCGCGCCGAGCATCGCTCTGATCGTCCTGCTCTGGCTCTGGGTGCGCGTGCTCTTCCGTCACGCGGCCACGGGCGGCACGCTGCTGCGCCTCGGCGCCCGCGAGCCGAAGCCGAACGACCTGGAGGAGCGCCAGCTCGTCAACGTGGTCGAAGAGATCGCGATCGCCGCCGGCATCCCGTCGCCGCGCGTGCTCGTGCTCGACGGCCGGGGAGTCAACGCCGCGGTGATCGGCTCCTCGCACACCGACGCGACCGTCGTCGTCTCGCGCGCCATGCTCGACACGCTTAGCCGCGACGAGCTGCTCGGCGTGTTGGCGGTGCTGGCCGGCTCGGCGGGCAACGGCGACCTCGGCCTCGCCAATACGATTGTCTCCGTCTTCCAGACGATCGGCCTCGTGCTGGCCGGGCGCGATTTCCTCTTCAGCGGTGTGGCGCGGCGCACCGTCTGGCGTTTCCTCGGCTTCGTTTTCCACAACCACGGCAGCCAGGAGCAGAAGGCGGCGCGGGCGGCGGCGCTCTCCGAGCTGATGCTGCGCAGTGCCACCGTGGATGGCCTCGACGACGACCCGAACGCGCCCGCCGGCCAGTCCAAGTCGAAAGACCTCGGCTGGCTGGGCATCATCACCGTCTGGCCGTACCTCGCCAGCGCCATGTTCCGCATGTTCATGCTGTTTTACGAGAACGGCGTGACCGGACCGCTGCTCGGCTGGATCTGGCGCACGCGCCGCTACCTGGCCGACGCGACTTCGGTGCAGCTCACGCGCAACCCGGACGGCCTTGCCCACGCGCTCGTGCGCTTCGAGAGCTGCTACACCGCGGTGCCAGGCGGCGGCTCGGCCTCGCACCTGTTCGTCGTCGGGCAGCACGGCTCGGCCGTGCCGCCGGCGGCGGCCTTGCAACTGCGCGACGCCTGGCGGGCGAAGGCCGAGCAGTTGAAGGGCAAGCCGCTGCCCGAGCGGCTCGCGGCGATGCGGGCGATGCAGGCGGAGCTGGCCCAGCGGGTGCAAGCGGCGCAGGCCGCCGATCCGGCGCTGGCCGCGGCCAGCGCGCAGTCGAAAGCCGGCCGAGGCGAGGACACATTCAAAGACGAGCTGGGCATGCACGGCCTGCAGCCGCCGATCGACAAGCGGCTGCGCAAGCTGCAGGCGCTCGGCGCGCACGTGGACGCGCCCTCGAAGCTGCACAGCCTGCGCCATGCGTCGTTGAAGGCCAGGGCCCTCGTCTTCGGCCTGATCGGCCTGTTTGGCGTGGTGATCGTCGGGCTGCTGGGCGTGGCCGTCGGCCTGATCGTGGTCATGGCCGCGGCGTTCAACGCGCTGCTGGCGCTGCCGGTGCTGGCGATTGCGCTGGCGCTGGTCGAGGCGGCGCTGCGCTGA